The Chryseobacterium indicum genome includes a window with the following:
- a CDS encoding ABC transporter ATP-binding protein: protein MSLQINNLTKKFGEQTALNNINVSIDKNEIIGLLGPNGAGKSTLMKSIVGALKIDEGEIIFNGKNITENEIESKKKIGFLPENNPLYLEMYVKEYLQFVANIHKIPASRVDEVIELVGITPEKSKKIGQLSKGYKQRVGLAQAIIHQPDLLILDEPTNGLDPNQIIEIRNVVKEIGQQKTVLLSTHIMQEVEALCSRVILIHKGNILQDCPIDEFKGKFESLEEAFANYTA, encoded by the coding sequence ATGTCTCTTCAAATAAACAATTTAACCAAAAAATTTGGTGAGCAGACTGCTCTGAACAACATTAACGTTTCCATTGATAAAAATGAAATTATCGGTCTTTTGGGTCCGAATGGAGCCGGAAAATCTACTTTAATGAAATCCATTGTCGGCGCACTGAAAATTGATGAAGGCGAAATAATTTTTAACGGAAAAAACATTACGGAAAACGAGATCGAAAGCAAGAAGAAGATCGGTTTCCTTCCTGAAAACAATCCACTGTATCTGGAAATGTATGTAAAAGAATATTTACAATTTGTTGCCAATATTCATAAAATACCGGCTTCAAGGGTAGATGAAGTGATTGAGCTTGTAGGAATTACCCCTGAAAAATCTAAAAAGATCGGTCAGCTTTCCAAAGGATACAAACAGAGAGTAGGTCTTGCACAGGCAATTATTCATCAGCCTGATCTTTTGATTCTGGATGAACCTACGAACGGACTGGATCCGAACCAGATCATCGAAATCCGAAATGTGGTGAAAGAAATCGGACAACAAAAAACGGTTTTACTTTCCACGCACATCATGCAGGAAGTTGAAGCACTTTGCTCGCGCGTGATCCTTATCCATAAAGGAAATATTCTGCAGGACTGCCCGATTGATGAGTTCAAAGGCAAGTTTGAAAGTCTGGAAGAAGCATTTGCAAACTATACCGCATAA
- a CDS encoding SPFH domain-containing protein, translating into MELGFHGWMIPVVIALLCIIFYKFILRIFFGLVIVPQDRIGLVTKKFVLVGKQELPEGRIIATNGEAGFQAQTLAPGVYFGKWIWQYSIDFQPFTVIPTGKIGLLLAKDGMELETGRILGRKVDCDSFQDAEAFLKNGGRKGRQTAIIAPGSYRINTLLFEIELTDMTQIPDNAVGIITTMEGSPLEEGQIAGKIINDHNKFQDVDTFLNSGGYKGLQEQVILAGSYFLNPWFTKVEMVKMTEIPIGHVGVIISYVGEEGQDLSGVDFKHGNIVEKGHKGVWAEPIGPGKYPINPYIMKVELVPTTNLVLNWAYERSESHQLDKNLSTITVRSKDGFPFNLDVSQIIHIPTYEAPKVIARFGNMINLVSQVLEPTIGNYFRNSAQDSDVIAFLGTRKERQQSAKDHISSVLEQYNVNAVDTLIGAIVPPESLMKTLTDRKLAEEQKITYETEMLAQETRQALEKETAVADMQKEIVKADQGVVIAERIADASVKKATGDANSVRLQATAEGDRLKLLATGEAEKTRLLAKAEAEKIELLAKASAEQISLTGNAEAEKILAIGKSNAESYKLSVEAMGGNNFTQLKIMENIASQNVRIMPEVLIGGNGDSANGGISGLLGLQLLEQVQKKNLETVPATEEKGDKHA; encoded by the coding sequence ATGGAATTAGGTTTTCATGGCTGGATGATTCCGGTCGTTATTGCACTGTTGTGCATCATTTTTTACAAATTTATCTTAAGAATTTTCTTTGGATTAGTGATTGTTCCACAAGACAGAATTGGCTTGGTCACCAAAAAATTCGTGCTTGTCGGTAAACAGGAACTTCCCGAAGGAAGAATCATCGCCACCAACGGAGAAGCCGGTTTTCAGGCACAGACTTTGGCTCCCGGAGTTTATTTCGGAAAATGGATCTGGCAATATTCTATTGATTTTCAGCCTTTCACCGTAATTCCCACAGGAAAAATAGGCTTACTTCTTGCGAAAGACGGGATGGAGCTGGAAACCGGAAGAATTTTAGGAAGAAAGGTAGACTGCGATTCTTTTCAGGATGCAGAAGCCTTTTTAAAGAATGGAGGAAGAAAAGGCCGCCAAACCGCCATCATTGCTCCCGGATCTTACAGAATCAATACTTTACTGTTTGAAATCGAACTTACTGACATGACTCAGATTCCCGATAATGCAGTGGGAATTATAACAACGATGGAAGGAAGTCCGTTGGAAGAAGGACAGATTGCCGGAAAGATCATTAATGACCATAATAAATTTCAGGATGTTGATACTTTTTTAAACAGCGGTGGTTACAAAGGTCTTCAGGAACAGGTGATTTTGGCGGGTTCATATTTCTTAAACCCTTGGTTTACAAAAGTTGAAATGGTAAAAATGACGGAAATTCCTATCGGTCATGTTGGAGTCATTATCAGTTATGTAGGAGAAGAAGGGCAGGATTTGAGTGGGGTAGACTTTAAGCACGGAAATATTGTAGAAAAAGGGCACAAAGGAGTTTGGGCAGAACCTATCGGTCCCGGAAAATATCCAATTAACCCTTACATTATGAAAGTGGAACTTGTTCCGACAACCAATTTAGTTTTAAACTGGGCTTATGAAAGAAGCGAATCTCACCAACTGGATAAAAACCTTTCCACTATTACCGTTCGAAGTAAAGACGGTTTCCCTTTCAACTTGGATGTTTCGCAGATTATTCATATTCCGACGTATGAAGCACCAAAAGTAATTGCCCGTTTCGGAAATATGATCAATCTGGTGAGTCAGGTACTGGAACCTACGATCGGAAATTACTTCAGAAACTCTGCGCAGGACAGTGATGTAATTGCCTTTTTAGGAACCCGTAAAGAAAGACAGCAGTCAGCCAAAGATCATATCAGCAGTGTTTTGGAACAATATAATGTAAATGCCGTTGATACTTTGATCGGAGCTATTGTTCCTCCTGAAAGTTTAATGAAAACTTTAACAGACAGAAAGTTAGCAGAAGAACAGAAAATTACTTACGAAACCGAAATGCTTGCTCAGGAAACCAGACAGGCTCTGGAAAAAGAAACTGCTGTTGCAGATATGCAGAAAGAAATTGTAAAAGCAGATCAGGGCGTTGTGATCGCAGAAAGAATTGCCGATGCATCCGTGAAAAAAGCAACCGGAGACGCCAATTCCGTAAGATTACAGGCAACTGCGGAAGGAGACAGATTAAAACTTTTAGCAACCGGTGAAGCAGAAAAAACAAGACTTCTTGCAAAAGCCGAAGCGGAAAAAATCGAATTGCTGGCAAAAGCAAGTGCTGAGCAGATTTCATTAACAGGTAATGCAGAAGCGGAAAAAATCCTTGCCATCGGTAAATCCAATGCGGAATCTTACAAATTGTCTGTGGAAGCAATGGGCGGAAATAATTTCACGCAGTTAAAGATTATGGAAAATATTGCGAGCCAAAATGTGAGAATTATGCCTGAAGTGTTGATCGGAGGAAACGGAGATTCAGCAAACGGAGGAATCAGCGGACTTTTGGGATTACAGCTTTTGGAGCAGGTTCAGAAGAAAAATTTAGAAACGGTTCCTGCGACTGAGGAAAAAGGTGATAAACATGCTTAA